GGGCGGCGCCCCCGCGCCGCAGGACGACGCCATCCCGGCGCAAGCCCGCGGCGCGACCGCAACGCCCGGCCTGCGGGTGCTGGCGCTTGGCGCGGTGGCCTTTGCCATCTTCTTCGCCGAGGGGGCGATCATGGACTGGGCGGCGCTTTACCTAGTGCGCATCCTCGGCGCCAGCGAGAGCACCGGCGCGCTGGGTTACGCGGCCTTTGCCGGCGCCATGCTGCTGGGCCGGCTGCTGGGCGACCGCGCCAACCGCATGTTCGGCGCGGCGCGGCTGTTCCGTCTGGGCACGGCGACGGTGGCGCTGGCGCTGGCGGCGATGCTGGTCGCGGGCGCCGTGGTCCCGGTGCTGGCGGCGCTGGCGCTCTGCGGGCTCGGCATGGCGAATGTCATCCCGATCCTGTTCTCGGCTGCCGGGCGGCTGGGACTGGCGGATGGCGGGCGCTCGATGTCGCGGGTGCTGACCATGGGCTATGCCGGGCTGCTGGTCGGGCCGGCGGTCATGGGCTTCGTCGCCAAGGCGGCCTCGTTGCAGGCCAGCCTGGCGCTGGTGGCGCTGGCGGTGGCCGCCACCTGCCTTTGCGCCCGGCTGGTGCGACCCGAGGCCGACTGAGCGCGCTCGCCGCCGTCAGGGCTGCACCGCCTCGGCCCGCAGCATCTCGACCATGCGGTCGCGCATGACGAATTTCTGCGGCTTGCCGGTGACGGTCATCGGCAGTTCCGTCACCACGCGGACATGGCGCGGCACCTTGAAATGCGCGATCTGCCCCTTGCAATGCGCGCGCAGGGCCTCGGGGTCGATGGTCTCGCCGCTGCGGGGTATGACCCAGGCGCAGACCTCTTCGCCAAAGCGGTCGTCGGGGATGCCGAAGACCTGCACCTCGCGCACCTGCGGGTGGCGGATCAGGAATTCCTCGATCTCGCGCGGATAGATGTTTTCGCCGCCGCGGATGATCATGTCCTTGACCCGGCCGACGATGGTGCAGAAGCCCTGCTCGTCCAGCGTGCCCAGATCGCCGGTCTGCATCCAGCCGTCGTGGATGGCCTCGGCACTGGCGGCGGGATCGGCCCAATAGCCCGACATCACCGAATAGCCCCGGGTCCAGATCTCGCCCTTTTCGCCGACCGGCACGGTCGCG
This window of the Paracoccus sp. N5 genome carries:
- a CDS encoding MFS transporter codes for the protein MPPTSRQTRSMLLGCFLAGGLGIGVWGANLPALARRTGMDEAQIGLVLLCFAAGAIVSMNLVPRLMARFGAGRVSCLAAGLFGLGIAAVALVGQMAQAALVAGFCGVVFGALDVAMNSHAAQFEARAGRPVMSFFHAMFSAGTLAGAAGYAWRAHAGGAAPASLVAAGLLILLLAALAATCAGGAPAPQDDAIPAQARGATATPGLRVLALGAVAFAIFFAEGAIMDWAALYLVRILGASESTGALGYAAFAGAMLLGRLLGDRANRMFGAARLFRLGTATVALALAAMLVAGAVVPVLAALALCGLGMANVIPILFSAAGRLGLADGGRSMSRVLTMGYAGLLVGPAVMGFVAKAASLQASLALVALAVAATCLCARLVRPEAD